A DNA window from Arachis duranensis cultivar V14167 chromosome 3, aradu.V14167.gnm2.J7QH, whole genome shotgun sequence contains the following coding sequences:
- the LOC107480313 gene encoding uncharacterized protein LOC107480313, with translation MLDSTVVVHSSESTKTSDLTGIMPIQPKKLFHLDITREATTPPNGQSHVRVGAVLPKWSTLVAFEPTASMMLTESQVAVAAYIFSDTLDPSEELVISDEKGYRSTFRCLVPERCVESRVINLVALMMTRIFRRRNEDPICWFMPTHFTRYALSDKYTPAEVIFDFLGAYMSLKISHVIRVFIPICEELHWYLVIVDFTSRRLIILDSLPSVEKHQQRKRNAIKVATYLEAMLDDHIFEDDKSKVVDCSTFWPMTPFGLPTQKNRSNDSGVWVTGWMRECTLQDDFNIQQINDSTRMRLAVDLVLEEYNDLCLVIQENAWQYRTKVEAEHEDI, from the exons CTTACTGGTATCATGCCAATTCAACCCAAGAAGTTATTCCACTTGGATATTACTCGTGAAGCTACAACTCCACCTAATGGACAATCACATGTTAGAGTAGGAGCTGTACTGCCAAAg TGGTCGACACTTGTTGCATTTGAGCCTACTGCTTCGATGATGTTAACCGAATCTCAAGTAGCTGTTGCAGCCTATATTTTTTCGGATACGTTAGATCC TTCTGAAGAGTTGGTAATCTCAGATGAAAAGGGTTACAGAAGTACCTTTAGATGTCTTGTCCCAGAGAGATGTGTCGAATCACGA GTTATAAACCTGGTGGCACTTATGATGACACGTATATTTCGACGTAGGAATGAGGATCCAATTTGCTGGTTCATGCCTACACATTTTACA CGATATGCTTTAAGCGACAAATATACACCGGCAGAGGttatctttgattttcttggAGCATATATGTCACTGAAAATTAGCCACGTCATTAGG GTGTTTATCCCTATCTGTGAGGAACTACATTGGTATTTGGTTATTGTTGACTTTACGAGTCGTCGCCTAATCATATTGGATTCACTGCCTTCTGTCGAAAAACATCAACAACGCAAAAGGAACGCAATTAAAGTG GCAACTTATTTAGAAGCGATGTTAGATGATCATATTTTTGAGGATGATAAGTCTAAAGTTGTAGATTGCTCCACTTTTTGGCCTATGACACCTTTTGGCCTACCCACTCAAAAAAATAGATC GAATGATAGCGGAGTTTGGGTGACCGGTTGGATGAGAGAATGTACTTTACAAGATGACTTCAACATTCAG CAAATCAACGACTCCACACGAATGAGACTTGCTGTGGATCTGGTTTTAGAGGAGTACAACGATTTGTGTCTCGTAATACAAGAAAATGCTTGGCAATATAGGACCAAGGTGGAAGCAGAGCATGAAGACATTTAA
- the LOC107480320 gene encoding protein NPGR2-like, with protein MDGSFVPRNNIEAAILLLMILLRKVALNRIEWDPSILDHLSFALSVSGDLMILANQLEELLPGTIHRKERFHALALCYYGAGKNVEALDLLRKLLSNREDPRHVPSLLMASKICCENFSVTKDPGVSFARMALENLDGRCNQLENMANFLLGVSLSAYSKLAISDAEMVKRQSEALHTLETACKLSRMEDPVVLYHLSLEYAEQRKLDAALHYAKCIVKLEVGSNVKGWLLLSRVLSAQKRFLDAESIINAALDQTGKWDQGDLLRTKAKLQIAQGQLNSAIETYTQLLAVLQVHSKSFGSRNKLFKDKRDQIRNLEVEVWHDLAYVYISLSQWRDAEACLSKSRAIKLYSSTRCHAIG; from the exons ATGGACGGATCGTTTGTGCCTAGAAACAACATTGAAGCGGCTATACTTCTTTTAATGATTTTGCTAAGAAAAGTCGCTCTAAATAGAATTGAGTGGGATCCTTCAATTTTGGACCACCTTTCATTTGCTCTATCTGTTTCTGGAGATTTGATGATTTTAGCCAATCAATTGGAAGAATTGCTTCCTGGAACTATCCATCGAAAGGAGAGGTTCCATGCTTTAGCTCTTTGTTATTACGGAGCAGGGAAGAACGTGGAAGCGCTGGATCTTCTTAGAAAACTGCTGAGTAATAGAGAGGACCCAAGACATGTTCCAAGTTTGTTAATGGCTTCTAAGATTTGTTGCGAGAACTTCAGTGTTACAAAAGACCCTGGGGTAAGCTTTGCTCGGATGGCACTTGAGAACTTGGATGGAAGATGTAATCAGTTAGAAAATATGGCCAATTTCTTACTTGGTGTTTCACTTTCTGCATACTCAAAATTGGCCATTTCTGATGCTGAGATGGTTAAGAGACAATCTGAGGCACTTCATACCCTTGAAACTGCCTGCAAATTGAGCAGAATGGAAGACCCTGTTGTATTATACCATCTGAGTTTAGAATACGCTGAGCAACGGAAGTTGGATGCTGCACTTCATTATGCTAAGTGCATTGTAAAACTTGAAGTTGGCTCTAATGTTAAAGGTTGGTTACTGTTATCTAGGGTATTATCCGCACAAAAGCGGTTCTTAGATGCCGAATCTATTATCAATGCTGCTTTGGATCAGACTGGGAAATGGGATCAAGGTGATTTGTTACGAACAAAGGCGAAACTTCAGATCGCTCAGGGCCAGTTAAATAGTGCCATTGAGACATACACTCAGCTTCTTGCTGTTCTTCAAGTTCATAGTAAAAGTTTTGGTTCTCGGAATAAGCTATTTAAG GACAAAAGAGATCAGATTAGGAATTTGGAAGTTGAAGTATGGCATGATCTTGCTTATGTATACATCAGCCTTTCACAATGGCGTGACGCAGAGGCCTGCCTTTCAAAATCTCGGGCCATCAAACTATACTCTTCTACTAGATGTCATGCAATAGGGTAA